Below is a genomic region from Candidatus Schneideria nysicola.
CGGCCATTCCAGATCGATAGAGACGTTCGGATTCTCGTGATCCAGTTAAGATCATCCCTTCTCCTTTTGCATTAACACGATCACGAGTCATATAGTATAAACCTAATACGACATCCTGTGATGGAACAATAATGGGTTCTCCATTTGCTGGTGACAAAATATTATTCGTTGACATCATTAAAGCACGAGCTTCTAATTGAGCTTCAAGCGTTAATGGAACATGTACCGCCATCTGATCACCATCAAAGTCGGCATTGTAGGCCGCACAGACTAATGGATGTAATTGTATTGCTTTGCCTTCAATTAATACGGGTTCAAAAGCTTGAATACCAAGACGATGTAAAGTGGGAGCACGATTTAACATGACCGGATGTTCACGAATAACTTCATCTAAAATATCCCAAACAACTGGATCTTCTCTTTCCACCATTTTTTTTGCAGACTTAATCGTATTAGCAAAACCATGTAATTCTAACTTTCCATAAAGAAAAGGTTTAAATAACTCCAGTGCCATCTTTTTAGGTAAACCACATTGATGTAAACGTAAATACGGACCAACGGTAATGACTGATCGTCCGGAATAATCTACACGTTTCCCCAATAAATTTTGACGAAAACGTCCTTGTTTTCCTTTAATCATATCTGCAAGCGATTTTAGTGGTCTTTTATTCGACCCAGTGATAGCACGTCCACGACGACCATTGTCAAGCAATGCATCTACCGATTCTTGTAACATACGTTTCTCATTACGGATAATAATATCCGGTGCGGCTAAATCTAAAAGTCGCTTTAATCTATTATTACGATTTATCACACGACGATAAAGATCATTAAGATCTGAAGTTGCAAATCGACCTCCATCTAAAGGAACAAGAGGACGTAAATCAGGAGGTAATACAGGCAGAACCGTTAAAATCATCCATTCAGGCTTATTCTCAGAATGTAAAAACGATTCTAATAATTTAATACGTTTCGTTAATTTTCTACGTTTGGTTTCAGAATGTGTCTCCTCGAATTCTTCACGAAGTTTTTCGCATTCTAAAGAGAGATCGATATTTTTTAAAATAGACTGAATTGCTTCCGCACCCATTTTTGCATTAAATTCATCCCCAAATTCTTCTAATGCATCAAGATATTGATCTTCCGTTAAAACTTGATATTTTTCAAGACTTGTGAGTCCTGATTCAAGGACAACATACGATTCAAAATATAAAATACGTTCTATATCTCTTAAAGGCATATCTAATAGTAAACCAATACGAGATGGAAGAGATTTAAGAAACCAAATATGAGCTGTTGGAGAAGCCAACTCTATATGACCCATTCGTTCTCTTCGTACTTTAGTTTGAGTCACTTCAACGCCACATTTTTCACAAACCACCCCTCGATGTTTTAAACGTTTATATTTTCCACATAAACATTCATAATCTTTGACTGGACCAAAAATACGCGCACAAAATAATCCATCACGTTCTGGCTTAAAAGTACGATAATTAATAGTTTCCGGTTTTTTGACTTCACCAAAGGACCAAGAACGAATCATCTCCGGTGAAGCTAAAGAAATATTAATTGCATCAAATTCTTCAATCTTAGAATAATTTTTGATCAAATGGGATAAATCTTTCACAAATAGGCTCCCTTATCGGAAAGAAAAGAAATACTTCCAAAAAAAAATTGTTTTAAAAACATTTACTACATACTCATTATTTTTCTAACTCAATATTTATTCCAAGTGAACGAATTTCCTTTAATAATACATTAAAGGATTCTGGAATAGCAGGTTCCATCGTATGATTCCCATCCACGATATTTTTATACATTTTGGTTCTACCATTGACGTCATCTGACTTTACCGTCAACATTTCTTGTAAAGTATATGCCGCTCCATAAGCTTCTAATGCCCATACTTCCATTTCTCCAAAACGTTGTCCACCAAATTGTGCTTTACCACCTAAAGGTTGCTGAGTAACTAAACTATACGAACCAGTAGAACGAGCATGCATTTTATCATCTACGAGATGATTCAATTTTAAGACGTACATATACCCTACTGTCACCTTTCTTTCAAATTTTTCTCCAGTTCTACCATCAAATAAAGTAATTTGACCAGAAGGAGGAATATCTCCTAATTGTAATAATTCCTTAATTTCTTTTTCTGTTGCTCCATCAAATACAGGAGTCGCAATTGGCATCCCATGTTTTAAGTTTTCTGCAAGACGTAATATTTCTTCATCAGAAAAGGTACTAAGATCCACTTTTTGACGAGTTTCATTTCCTAAATCATAGGCTTTTTGAAGAAAAGAACGTATTTTACATATATTTCTATTGTTTTGTAGTAGAATATTGATTTTATCGCCTATTCCTTTTGCAGCCATACCCAAATGTGTTTCTAATATTTGACCTATATTCATACGAGATGGTACACCTAGTGGATTTAATACTATATCAATAGGTATTCCTTTCTCATCATAAGGCATATCTTCTATTGGATTAATTTTAGAGATTACCCCTTTATTTCCATGTCTTCCTGCCATTTTATCACCTGGTTGTATTTGGCGTTTGACTGCTAAGTAAACTTTAACTATTTTTAATACACCTGGTGCTAATTCATCACATTGAGTAATTCTTCTTTTTTTATCCTCAAGTTTTTTTTCTAACTTAATTTGAATTTCATTATATTGTTCTGCTAATTTTCTAAGTTGATATTGCTTTGATGGATCCATTAAATCAAATTCTAACCAATTTTCATATGGTAATTTATCGAGGATATTACCTATTTCCGCATTCTCAGAGAGAAGTAATTCACGTACTCGAGTAAAGAGATTCATCTTAAGCATTTGTAATTCTTCATGGATATTTTGTTTAGCCTCTTTAATCTGTATTTCTTCTATTTCTAAAGTACGTTTATCCTTTTTCACCCCTTCTCTTGTAAAAATCTGAATATCAACAACTGTTCCGGATACTCCATTAGGTACTCGTAAAGAAGAATCCTTAACATCAGATGCTTTTTCACCAAATATAGCACGTAATAATTTTTCTTCTGGTGTCAGCTGTGTTTCCCCCTTTGGAGTCACTTTTCCTACTAAAATATCACCACCAATAACTTCAGCACCTATATATACAATGCCAGATTCATCCAACTTAGATAATGCAGATTCACCAACACTGGGAATATCCGCAGTAATTTCTTCAGGACCTAACTTAGTATCACGAGATATACAAGAGAGTTCTTGTATATGAATAGTTGTAAAACAGTCTTTCTGTACTACACGTTCGGATATTAACATTGAATCTTCAAAGTTATATCCATTCCAAGGCATAAATGCTATACGCATATTTTTACCTAACGCAAGTTCTCCAAGGTCCGTTGCAGGACCATCAGCTAAAACATCTCCACGTTTAATAGTTTCGCCTAATGAAACACAAAGAGTTTGATTAATACAAGTATTCTGATTAGAACGTACATATTTTTTTAAATTATAAATATCAATACCTGCTTCTCCTGGAAGGATTTCAGATGAAACCACATTGACTACTATACGAGATGCATCTACATATTGAATGGTTCCACTTCTTTTAGCAATGACAGTTACTCCAGAATCTATAGCTACTGCTCTTTCCATCCCTGTTCCTACAAGCGGTTTTTCAGTACGTAAAGTAGGAACCGCTTGACGCTGCATATTCGCTCCCATTAAAGCACGATTGGCATCATCATGTTCCAAAAATGGAATTAATGATGCTCCTACTGATACTATTTGTTGAGTGGATACATCCATATAATTAACCTGATCACGATTAAATAAACCGGATTCCCCTTTATATCTACAAGTAATAAAATCATCCAAAAATTGACCTTGCATATTTAAATTCGTATTAGCTTGTGCAATAACAAAATTTCCTTCTTCAATAGCGGATAGATAGTGAATGTCATCGGTTACTGATCCATCTTTTACACATCGATACGGGGTTTCTAAGAACCCATATTTATTTGTTCTAGCATATACTGCTAAAGAATTGATTAAACCAATATTAGGACCTTCTGGAGTTTCAATTGGACAAACACGACCATAATGCGTTGGGTGCACATCACGAACTTCAAATCCAGCACGTTCACGAGTTAAACCACCAGGACCTAAAGCAGAAATACGACGCTTATGAGTAATTTCTGATAATGGATTATTTTGATCCATAAATTGAGATAATTGACTAGAACCGAAAAATTCTTTTAATACGGCAGAAATTAATTTAGCATTAATCATATCCTGAGGAAGTAAGGCATCTAGATCACCTAATGAAAGACGTTCTTTTACTGCACGTTCTATGCGTACAAGACCGATTCTAAATTGATTTTCCGCCATCTCTCCTACAGAACGAATACGTCTATTTCCTAGATGATCTATATCATCTATTTCACCTTTTCCATTACGAATATCAATAAGTTTTTTTATAACCTCAATAATATCTTCTTTACTTAAAATACTAGAACCTTCAATTTGCTGACGTTTTAATGATCGATTAAATTTCATTCTACCTACAGAGGATAAATCATATCTTTCTTCTGAAAAAAATAAATTTAGGAATAAATTTTCTGCTGCTTCACGAGTGGGAGGTTCGCCTGGACGTATAATATGATAAATTTCGACTAAGGCACTAAATTTATCGAATGTTGGATCAATACGTAATGTATCTGAGATATAAGAACCATGATCTAAATCATTTGTAAATATTGTTTCAATCCGATTGAAGCCACATTGAATTAATTTATCAAGTAACTCTAATGATAATTCTGAATTAGCAGGAAGAAGAACTTCACCAGTATTTTTATCGATATAATCTTTTATAACGATTTTACCAATAATATGAGTGATTGGAACTTTTATTTTAAAAACGTTATCTTTTTCTAATTGTCTAATATGACGTGCCGTAATACGACGACCTATTTCAACATAAGTAACACCATTATATTCAATGTTAAAAGAGGCTGTTTCTCCACGAAGACGTTCAGGAAATAACTCCATATATAGCGTATTATCTTGTTGTATTTCATACGTTACCGTTTCAAAAAACATATTTAAAATTTGATTCGGACTAAAATCAAGTGCACGTAATAGAATAGTAACGGGAAATTTACGACGTCGATCAATACGAGCAAATAAATGATCTTTGGGATCAAATTCAAAATCTATCCAAGAACCCCGATAAGGAATAATACGTGCATTGTATAATATCTTACCGGATGAATGGGTTTTACCTCTATCACTATCAAAGAATACTCCTGGACTACGATGTAACTGAGAGACTACAACACGTTCCGTTCCATTTATAATAAATGTCCCATTATCAGTCATAAGAGGAATTTCGCCCATATACACTTCTTGTTCTTTAATATCCTTTACCTTTCCTTCTAAGTCTTCCTTTTCATAAATCACTAAACGTAGTTTGGTACGCAATGATGCAGAAAATGTGGCTCCACGTATTTGACATTCTTTTACATCAAAAACAGGTTCACTTAAACGATAACTTACATACTGTAACTCCGCATGACCGTTATAACTTTTTATAGGAAAAACAGATCTAAAAGCAGATTCCAGACCATATTGTCCTTCTGGATCACATTTTATAAATTGTTTAAATGAATCAATTTGAATAGATAGAAGATATGGCACCTTTAAAACTTGGGGTCTTTTTCCGAAATCTTTACGAATACGTTTTTTTTCAGTATAGGAGTCAACCATAGGTTCCTCAATAGCTAATAAATTTTTTAATTCTACTAATCATATCGAAGAAATATATATTGATAATAAAAAAATGAGTGATATTCATTGATATTTTATTATCTACTTAGTAGTGTCTAATAAACAGGAGGATATATCGATATTATTTATTTATTTGGATATCGATCATGTTCAGAATAAATCTCTTTATAAATAGATAGACGATTTAATTATTTTATTGAATCTCAACAGAAGCACCTATTTCTTCTAAAGTTTTTTTCAAAGATTCTGCTTCTTCTTTTTTCAGTCCTTCTTTTAATATCGTAGGTGCAGACTCCACTAAATCTTTTGCTTCTTTTAAACCAAGTCCAGTAGCACTACGTACAGATTTAATAACCGACACTTTGTTCGATCCTACTGCTTTTAGAAATACGTTAAATTCTGTTTTTTCTTCTATAATAGATTCGGATGGGATTGAAGTGGCTGTATTTTTATAAATATCCGAAACAGAAACACCGAACTTTTCTTCCATCATAGATATTAATTCAACTACATCGGAAACAGACATTTTAGATATAGTATCTAGGATTTGTTCTTTAGTAATAATAGACATAGAAATAATTCCTGAAATTCAATAAAAATTAAGATGAATGAGTGTTATTTTGGGGATGATAGAATTTTCATTACCCTAATCAATTTTATAATAGAGGCTTCTTTTATAAGCCAGATTAATCTTTCTATTGCTTCGTTATAAGTTGGTAAATTGGCTAATAAATCTATTTGCTCTTTTTCAATGAGTAACTTTCCTTGAAAATTCGCAGCTTTAATATCAAGCTTTGATTTTTCTTTATAAAAAGATCGGAGTATACGAGCGGGAGTACCAGGATGTTCCGTAGAAAATGCAATGAGAATCTGACCAACCAAAATATGTTTGATAGATTCAAAATTTGTCCCAGTTACGATACGTAACATTAATGAATTTGGAATAACTCTTATATATACTCCTTTTTCTCTACACATTTTTCTGAGCGCGGTCATTTCATTTACTGTTATTCCACGATAATCTGCTACTATAATAGATAATGCATTGATAATAAGAGTACGCATTTCAGTAACAATTGCTTTTTTTTGATCAATATTTAATGACACACTATATTCCTCCTTTCTATAAGAGAAAAAATTTTATACTTTTTAAAGAAAAATAGAAAAAACTATAACTAAATACTAGATACGCGTAAAGCTTTAATTTATTAAAGATAGACTATTATGATGAATTTTTATTCCTATACCCATCGTTGTAGAGATATGAATTTGTTTTAAAAAATTTCCACTACTTTTAGCAGGTTGATTTTTTTTTATTGAAATTAGTAAAGTTTCTATATTTTCTTTTAACATCCATTCATCAAAATCTACTTTTCCAACGATAGTATGAATAATACCATTTTTATCATTACGATAATTTATTTGACCTAATTTCGCATTGGTGACTGCTTTTCCTATATCGGATGTGACCGTCCCTATTTTAGGATTGGGCATTAATCCTTTAGGACCCAGAATATGACCTAATTGACTAACTAAAGGCATAGCATCAGGAGAAGCAATAATTACATCAAAATCATAATCATCTTTTTTTATTATTTGAGCCAAATCCTCCATTCCAACTACATCTGCTCCCGCATTTTTAGCGATTCGACTATTCTCACCTTCAGAAAAAACAGCTACTTTGATCTTTCGACCTATACCATGGGGTAATATAACTGAACCACGAATATTTTGATTAGCTTTACGAGTATCAATTCCCAATTGAATAGCAATATCAACACTTTCAATAAAAGTGGACAGAGCTAATTCTTTTAAAATTTTTAATGCTTCAATAATATCATATTCTTTATGAATATTTATTTGTTCTCTCAATTTTCGCATTCTTTTCGTAATTTTAACCATCGATATCCTCTACTAATAATCCTATAGAATGAGCAGTTCCTATAATGGATCGTGCCATAGATTGTAAATTTTTACCAGTTAAATCAGGTGATTTCATTTGAGCAATATCATAAATTTGTTTTGTTGTTACTTTCCCAATCTTTTCTTTACCAGGATTACGAGAACCTGACTGAATATTTGCGAATTTCTTTAAAAGTATAGACGCTGGAGGTGTCTTAAGAATGAAGGTAAAAGATCGATCAGAATAAACGGTAATGACTACAGGTATAGGTATTCCTTTCTCAAAATTTATGGTTTTATTATTAAATTGTTTACAAAATTCCATAATATTCACACCTTTTTGACCTAATGCTGGTCCAATAGGTGGACTTGGATTTGCCATTCCGGCTTGAATTTGAAGTTTAATATAAGATTGAATTTTTTTTGCCATGTTTATCTATCTTTTAAAATTAGAGTAAATATATATTATGTATTATTTATTTAAATTAGCTTTTTTCAACTTGACTAAAGTCTAATTCTACAGGAGTAGAACGTCCAAAAATAGAAACTGATACTTTTAAACGACTTTTTTCATAATCTACTTCTTCTACCATCCCATTAAAATCAGAAAATGGACCCTCTTTAACTCGAACTAATTCTCCGGGTTCGAATAATGTTTTGGGACGAGGTTTATCACCAATATGTTGCAATCTTTTAATAATAATATCAATTTCCTTCTCACTAATAGGGGTCGGATGATCTGAGCTACCACCCACAAATCCCATTAGACGGGGGACGCTTCTTACTAAGTGCCAACTAGTTTCATTCATAATCATTTGTACTAAAATGTAACCTGGAAAGAATTTCCTTTCACTTTTTCTACGTTGTCCATATCTAATTTCTACGACTTCTTCGGTTGGTACCAGAACTTCCCCAAAAAAAACTTCCATATTATGAAGTTTTATATGTTCACGGAGAGATTGTGCAACACGTCCTTCAAATCCAGAAAAAGTTTGAACGACATACCAACGTTTGTTAGGACATTCGGTCATCATATCAAAACATCCTTAGTCTTGTGACGAATGATATTATTTTTACTAAAATACTGTCTAATATCCATATAATAATAGACATTATAATAGTTACTATGCTAACAATCAGAGTAGTATAGAATGTTTCTTGATAAGTTGGCCAAACTACTTTACGTGCTTCAATGCGTGCTTCACGAAAAAATAGCCTTATCATCTTTCCCTGTTGAGTAGTAATAAAAATTATACCAATTATACAAATAAATATACAATCCATTAACATTCTAATGGAATAACTATAATGAGGAAAAAAATAATAATGATTCATTAATATCATCATTAATAAGAAAAAAATCAATACCCATTTTACTTTTTCTGATAAAAGTTTACTTTTTTGTATGTCTATATGTAATTTCATATATATTTAAAAGATTTATTTCATTCATAAGTTAATAACATTCATTATAAATCATAGTAATACGATTTAGCCTATGTCAAAAAGAAAATTTTTAATAAAAATAAATACAATCAATCATTTTAACTTTCAGAAAAGTAGTATAAGGATGGTGCTGATAGACAGATTTGAACTGTCGACCTCACCCTTACCAAGGGTGTGCTCTACCAACTGAGCTATATCAGCGATATACAATAAATATAGCATATTTAATTAATATGGAGCGGACAATGGGAATCGAACCCACCTCATCAGCTTGGAAGGCTGAGGTAATACCCCTATACGATGTCCGCTTTAATCGTGGTTTTGTGTTATTAATGTACATCATATGTCGGTAGTATGCCGGTAGAAGGATTTGAACCTTCGACCTACTGATTACAAATCAGTTGCTCTACCAACTAAGCTATACCGGCTTTTTTTCCATTTCACTCTCTTTGTATCTCGAGATATATTCACCAGAACGTGTGTCTACTCTTACTATATTCCCTATATTAATAAATAAAGGTACTTTAATACGTGCGCCAGTAGATAAACAAGCTAATTTATTACCAGTATTAACTGTATCTCCTTTTAAACCCGGTTCCGTTTCGACTACTTTTAAATTAACAAAATTTGGAACATTTAATACAATAGGGTTCCCATTCCAAAAAGTTAATATATATGAATTTTGAGGTACAAGCCATCTTACATGATCCCCTACTACACTTTTAGTAACCGATACTTGTTCAAAGTTTTCATTATTAATAAAATACCATAAGTTACCATCGGTATATAAATAAGATAATTTTATCTCTACTACATCAGCTATAACTACATATTCACCCGATTTAAAATTTTTTTCAAATACTCCACCAGAAATTAATTTTCTTAAACGAACTCTATTAAAAGCTTGACCTTTACCTGGTTTAATAAATTCAGAAGTTAAAATAACACAAGGTTCACCATGATATATTATCTTAATTCCAGATCGAAATTTATTAGTTTCATACAATATCAATCTCCTTTATTATAAAAGATCGTGAATATTAATAATATGAAGCTATATCGTAATGATTATAATTTATTTTATGGATTAGTAGGAAATATACATTTCCGAATATCTTAGCAAAAACAATCTATTTTTTTATTTAATATATAATATTTTCACCTATTTTAATAGTATTGCTTTATAAAATAATAAATTATTTAAGTATCTATAAATAATAGAACATTATAAAGTCTAATATAATAGAAGAGAATACTAATCTATTTATATTTTCGATACTGTTTTTTCCTGTAATTTATCAAAAGGTGAATTTTGTAATGCTAATATTAATACTTCATCTATACGTTGAATTGGATGAATTTCAAGTTCATTAATTACAATATCTGGCATATCTTCTAAATCTCTTTTATTATCATACGGTATTAATACTTTTTTTACTCCTCCACGATGAGCAGCTAGTAATTTTTCTTTTAATCCTCCGATAGGTAATACTTGTCCACATAAAGTAATTTCACCAGTCATAGCAACATCTGATTTCACTGGATTACCAGTTAAACAAGATACTAAAGCAGTACACATTGCAATCCCAGCACTAGGACCATCTTTAGGTGTAGCACCCTCTGGAACATGTACATGAATATCACGTTTTTCATAAAAATCTGGATTGATACCTAATTTTTCAGCTCTAGCTCGCATTACAGTCAAGGCGGCTTGAATTGACTCTTGCATTACTTCACCTAATGAACCTGTATATGTAAGTTTTCCTTTTCCTGGAACACACGCAGTTTCAATAGTTAAAAGATCACCACCAACTTCAGTCCAAGCAAGACCTGTCACTTGTCCAATACGATTTTCGATGTTTTTTCTTCCAAAATCGAATCGTCGAACACCTAGAAAATCTTTTAAATTATCAGAATTAATCATTATATGCTTAATACTTTTGTCCATTAATAAAGTTTTAACAGCTTTTCTACAAAGTTTAGAAATTTCTCTTTCTAAACCTCTTACTCCTGGTTCACGAGTATAATAACGAATAATATCTAATAATGAACTATCTTCTATGATTATTTCTCCTTTTTTTATTGCATTACGTTCAAGCTGTTTAGCTAATAAATGTCTACGTGCAATATTTAATTTTTCATCTTCAGTATATCCAGATAATCGAATGACTTCCATACGATCAAGTAGAGGAGCAGGAATATTCATAGAATTTGATGTAGCAACAAACATTACATCAGATAAATCATAATCTACTTCTAAATAATGATCATTAAATGCAACATTTTGTTCTGGATCTAATACCTCTAAAAGTGCAGATGCTGGATCACCTCTCATATCTGAAGACATTTTATCAATTTCATCAAGTAGAAAAAGTGGATTTTTTACTCCTGTTTTAGATATTTTTTGTATTAATTTTCCAGGCATAGAACCAATATAAGTACGACGATGCCCTCTTATTTCTGCTTCATCACGCATTCCTCCTAAAGCCATACGTATATAGGGTCTCCCCGTTGCTCTAGCAATAGATTGTCCTAAAGAGGTTTTTCCAACACCAGGAGGTCCTACCAAACACAATATCGGTCCTCTAATTTTATTATTCCTACTTTGAACTGCTAAATATTCTAAAATACGTTCTTTTACTTTTTGTAGACCATAATGATCTTTATCTAAAATATTTTGAGCTTTAAATAAATCTTTTTTTATTTTACTACGTGCATGCCAAGGGACTAAAAGCATCCATTCAATATAACTTCTTACCACCGTTGCTTCTGCAGAGATAGGTGACATCATTTTTAATTTATTTAATTCTGCTTCAGTTTTCTCTTTAGCTTCTTGAGGCATTTTTAATTCTTTTATCTTTTTTCTTAGAATTTCATTTTCATCTGGTGTATTTTCTATTTCTCCTAATTCTTTCTGAATAGCTTTAATTTGTTCATTTAAATAATATTCTCTCTGACTTTTCTCCATTTGTTTTTTTACACGATTACGAATACGTTTTTCCAATTGTAGTAAGTCAATTTCTGATTCCATCATTGCCATTAAATATTCTAGACGTTCATTAATATTATCCATTTCTAGCACTGATTGTTTATCACTTAATTTTAAAGGCATATGAGCCGCAATAGTATCGGCTAAACGAGCAGCATCATTAATATTATTTAAGGAGGTTAATACTTCTGGTGAAATTTTTTTATTAAGTTTAATATAATTTTCAAATTGATCAATAGCCGTACGTATCAGTACTTTTTGTTCTTTATTATCCAATTTAATTGTGTTAAAATAATCTGCTTCGGCCGTAAAATGGTCGCCATTATCAGATAA
It encodes:
- the rplA gene encoding 50S ribosomal protein L1 — translated: MVKITKRMRKLREQINIHKEYDIIEALKILKELALSTFIESVDIAIQLGIDTRKANQNIRGSVILPHGIGRKIKVAVFSEGENSRIAKNAGADVVGMEDLAQIIKKDDYDFDVIIASPDAMPLVSQLGHILGPKGLMPNPKIGTVTSDIGKAVTNAKLGQINYRNDKNGIIHTIVGKVDFDEWMLKENIETLLISIKKNQPAKSSGNFLKQIHISTTMGIGIKIHHNSLSLIN
- the rplJ gene encoding 50S ribosomal protein L10, which encodes MSLNIDQKKAIVTEMRTLIINALSIIVADYRGITVNEMTALRKMCREKGVYIRVIPNSLMLRIVTGTNFESIKHILVGQILIAFSTEHPGTPARILRSFYKEKSKLDIKAANFQGKLLIEKEQIDLLANLPTYNEAIERLIWLIKEASIIKLIRVMKILSSPK
- the secE gene encoding preprotein translocase subunit SecE; this encodes MKLHIDIQKSKLLSEKVKWVLIFFLLMMILMNHYYFFPHYSYSIRMLMDCIFICIIGIIFITTQQGKMIRLFFREARIEARKVVWPTYQETFYTTLIVSIVTIIMSIIIWILDSILVKIISFVTRLRMF
- the rplK gene encoding 50S ribosomal protein L11; translated protein: MAKKIQSYIKLQIQAGMANPSPPIGPALGQKGVNIMEFCKQFNNKTINFEKGIPIPVVITVYSDRSFTFILKTPPASILLKKFANIQSGSRNPGKEKIGKVTTKQIYDIAQMKSPDLTGKNLQSMARSIIGTAHSIGLLVEDIDG
- the rpoB gene encoding DNA-directed RNA polymerase subunit beta, coding for MVDSYTEKKRIRKDFGKRPQVLKVPYLLSIQIDSFKQFIKCDPEGQYGLESAFRSVFPIKSYNGHAELQYVSYRLSEPVFDVKECQIRGATFSASLRTKLRLVIYEKEDLEGKVKDIKEQEVYMGEIPLMTDNGTFIINGTERVVVSQLHRSPGVFFDSDRGKTHSSGKILYNARIIPYRGSWIDFEFDPKDHLFARIDRRRKFPVTILLRALDFSPNQILNMFFETVTYEIQQDNTLYMELFPERLRGETASFNIEYNGVTYVEIGRRITARHIRQLEKDNVFKIKVPITHIIGKIVIKDYIDKNTGEVLLPANSELSLELLDKLIQCGFNRIETIFTNDLDHGSYISDTLRIDPTFDKFSALVEIYHIIRPGEPPTREAAENLFLNLFFSEERYDLSSVGRMKFNRSLKRQQIEGSSILSKEDIIEVIKKLIDIRNGKGEIDDIDHLGNRRIRSVGEMAENQFRIGLVRIERAVKERLSLGDLDALLPQDMINAKLISAVLKEFFGSSQLSQFMDQNNPLSEITHKRRISALGPGGLTRERAGFEVRDVHPTHYGRVCPIETPEGPNIGLINSLAVYARTNKYGFLETPYRCVKDGSVTDDIHYLSAIEEGNFVIAQANTNLNMQGQFLDDFITCRYKGESGLFNRDQVNYMDVSTQQIVSVGASLIPFLEHDDANRALMGANMQRQAVPTLRTEKPLVGTGMERAVAIDSGVTVIAKRSGTIQYVDASRIVVNVVSSEILPGEAGIDIYNLKKYVRSNQNTCINQTLCVSLGETIKRGDVLADGPATDLGELALGKNMRIAFMPWNGYNFEDSMLISERVVQKDCFTTIHIQELSCISRDTKLGPEEITADIPSVGESALSKLDESGIVYIGAEVIGGDILVGKVTPKGETQLTPEEKLLRAIFGEKASDVKDSSLRVPNGVSGTVVDIQIFTREGVKKDKRTLEIEEIQIKEAKQNIHEELQMLKMNLFTRVRELLLSENAEIGNILDKLPYENWLEFDLMDPSKQYQLRKLAEQYNEIQIKLEKKLEDKKRRITQCDELAPGVLKIVKVYLAVKRQIQPGDKMAGRHGNKGVISKINPIEDMPYDEKGIPIDIVLNPLGVPSRMNIGQILETHLGMAAKGIGDKINILLQNNRNICKIRSFLQKAYDLGNETRQKVDLSTFSDEEILRLAENLKHGMPIATPVFDGATEKEIKELLQLGDIPPSGQITLFDGRTGEKFERKVTVGYMYVLKLNHLVDDKMHARSTGSYSLVTQQPLGGKAQFGGQRFGEMEVWALEAYGAAYTLQEMLTVKSDDVNGRTKMYKNIVDGNHTMEPAIPESFNVLLKEIRSLGINIELEK
- the rplL gene encoding 50S ribosomal protein L7/L12; this translates as MSIITKEQILDTISKMSVSDVVELISMMEEKFGVSVSDIYKNTATSIPSESIIEEKTEFNVFLKAVGSNKVSVIKSVRSATGLGLKEAKDLVESAPTILKEGLKKEEAESLKKTLEEIGASVEIQ
- the efp gene encoding elongation factor P; this encodes MILYETNKFRSGIKIIYHGEPCVILTSEFIKPGKGQAFNRVRLRKLISGGVFEKNFKSGEYVVIADVVEIKLSYLYTDGNLWYFINNENFEQVSVTKSVVGDHVRWLVPQNSYILTFWNGNPIVLNVPNFVNLKVVETEPGLKGDTVNTGNKLACLSTGARIKVPLFINIGNIVRVDTRSGEYISRYKESEMEKKPV
- the nusG gene encoding transcription termination/antitermination protein NusG; the encoded protein is MTECPNKRWYVVQTFSGFEGRVAQSLREHIKLHNMEVFFGEVLVPTEEVVEIRYGQRRKSERKFFPGYILVQMIMNETSWHLVRSVPRLMGFVGGSSDHPTPISEKEIDIIIKRLQHIGDKPRPKTLFEPGELVRVKEGPFSDFNGMVEEVDYEKSRLKVSVSIFGRSTPVELDFSQVEKS